In one Buteo buteo chromosome 10, bButBut1.hap1.1, whole genome shotgun sequence genomic region, the following are encoded:
- the NSUN4 gene encoding 5-cytosine rRNA methyltransferase NSUN4 isoform X1, with the protein MAALGAAGGRAAAALLRRRGPGGPPAGLGAAPRRYRYKEKWAATAPRIPPTRLALHHFDENYSLQLKDLWPSVRASLLCEQKYGALLNNFSAVHHVTQELELLNAADFVSEAPKKAPRSQRGAAAEEAGRGESRSQEGSGEGRTAMQAETSPPLRPSVSSNIKCYTFPRGDITRFRPARPDALGLLDYYLMDAASLLPVLALNVQPDDFVLDLCAAPGGKTLALLQTGICGHLAANDISISRTKRLYQILHSYVPKVIRETVSVTSYDGRDWGQLQGSTFHKVLVDVPCTTDRHSVMEEENNIFHRRRTKERQMLPMLQLQLLMAGILATKPGGEVVYSTCSLSPLQNEYVIERAVEIAETEFNISIHVEDLSHFRTLFQDTFSFFLDCRLGELVLPHLTANFGPMYFCKLRRM; encoded by the exons ATGGCGGCGCtgggggcggccggcgggcgggcggcggcagcgctGCTGCggcggagggggccgggggggccgccggcggggctGGGAGCGGCGCCGCGCCGGTACCGCTACAAGGAGAAGTGG gcTGCCACGGCCCCCCGCATCCCGCCCACGCGGCTGGCCCTGCACCACTTCGACGAGAACTACAGCCTGCAGCTGAAGGACCTGTGGCCCTCCGTCCGCGCCAGCCTGCTCTGCGAGCAGAAGTACGGTGCCCTCCTCAACAACTTCTCTGCTGTCCACCACGTCACCcaagagctggagctgctgaaTGCCGCCGATTTTGTTTCCGAAGCCCCCAAAAAGGCACCGCGATCGCAGCGGGGTGCAGCCGCAGAGGAAGCggggagaggggaaagcagGTCCCAGGAGGGGTCTGGCGAGGGCAGGACAGCGATGCAGGCAGAGACGTCACCACCACTTCGACCCTCCGTCAGCTCCAACATCAAGTGTTACACCTTCCCCAGGGGCGACATCACGCGCTTTCGCCCTGCACG GCCGGATGCTCTGGGGCTCCTCGACTATTATCTCATGGACGCAGCATCTCTCCTGCCCGTCCTGGCGCTCAATGTGCAGCCGGACGACTTTGTCCTCGACCTTTGTGCGGCTCCGGGTGGCAAGActctggctctgctgcagaCTGGGATTTGTG GGCATCTGGCAGCCAACGACATCTCCATTTCCCGGACAAAGAGGCTGTACCAGATTCTCCATAGCTATGTTCCCAAAGTAATCAGGGAGACTGTGAGTGTCACGTCCTACGACGGACGGGACTGGGGGCAGCTGCAAGGCAGCACTTTCCATAAG gtccTGGTGGATGTGCCCTGCACGACGGACAGGCACTCTGTCATGGAGGAGGAGAACAACATCTTCCACAGGAGGCGAACGAAGGAGCGTCAGATGTTGCccatgctgcagctgcagctgctgat ggctgggatcCTCGCTACCAAGCCGGGAGGAGAGGTGGTGTATTCTACGTGCTCCCTCTCCCCGCTGCAGAACGAGTATGTGATTGAGAGAGCAGTAGAAATTGCGGAAACTGAGTTTAACATCAGTATCCATGTTGAGGACTTGAGCCACTTTCGGACACTCTTCCAGGACACGTTTTCCTTCTTCTTGGATTGCCGACTGGGGGAGCTTGTTCTGCCTCACCTCACAGCCAACTTTGGACCTATGTATTTCTGCAAATTACGTCGGATGTAG
- the NSUN4 gene encoding 5-cytosine rRNA methyltransferase NSUN4 isoform X2, which produces MPPILFPKPPKRHRDRSGVQPQRKRGEGKAGPRRGLARAGQRCRQRRHHHFDPPSAPTSSVTPSPGATSRAFALHGETSLGQTARCHCKPRGLHVCEHLLLLPDALGLLDYYLMDAASLLPVLALNVQPDDFVLDLCAAPGGKTLALLQTGICGHLAANDISISRTKRLYQILHSYVPKVIRETVSVTSYDGRDWGQLQGSTFHKVLVDVPCTTDRHSVMEEENNIFHRRRTKERQMLPMLQLQLLMAGILATKPGGEVVYSTCSLSPLQNEYVIERAVEIAETEFNISIHVEDLSHFRTLFQDTFSFFLDCRLGELVLPHLTANFGPMYFCKLRRM; this is translated from the exons aTGCCGCCGATTTTGTTTCCGAAGCCCCCAAAAAGGCACCGCGATCGCAGCGGGGTGCAGCCGCAGAGGAAGCggggagaggggaaagcagGTCCCAGGAGGGGTCTGGCGAGGGCAGGACAGCGATGCAGGCAGAGACGTCACCACCACTTCGACCCTCCGTCAGCTCCAACATCAAGTGTTACACCTTCCCCAGGGGCGACATCACGCGCTTTCGCCCTGCACGGTGAGACATCCCTGGGACAGACCGCCCGCTGTCATTGCAAGCCTCGGGGGCTGCATGTGTGTGAGCACCTGCTGCTTCT GCCGGATGCTCTGGGGCTCCTCGACTATTATCTCATGGACGCAGCATCTCTCCTGCCCGTCCTGGCGCTCAATGTGCAGCCGGACGACTTTGTCCTCGACCTTTGTGCGGCTCCGGGTGGCAAGActctggctctgctgcagaCTGGGATTTGTG GGCATCTGGCAGCCAACGACATCTCCATTTCCCGGACAAAGAGGCTGTACCAGATTCTCCATAGCTATGTTCCCAAAGTAATCAGGGAGACTGTGAGTGTCACGTCCTACGACGGACGGGACTGGGGGCAGCTGCAAGGCAGCACTTTCCATAAG gtccTGGTGGATGTGCCCTGCACGACGGACAGGCACTCTGTCATGGAGGAGGAGAACAACATCTTCCACAGGAGGCGAACGAAGGAGCGTCAGATGTTGCccatgctgcagctgcagctgctgat ggctgggatcCTCGCTACCAAGCCGGGAGGAGAGGTGGTGTATTCTACGTGCTCCCTCTCCCCGCTGCAGAACGAGTATGTGATTGAGAGAGCAGTAGAAATTGCGGAAACTGAGTTTAACATCAGTATCCATGTTGAGGACTTGAGCCACTTTCGGACACTCTTCCAGGACACGTTTTCCTTCTTCTTGGATTGCCGACTGGGGGAGCTTGTTCTGCCTCACCTCACAGCCAACTTTGGACCTATGTATTTCTGCAAATTACGTCGGATGTAG
- the LOC142035535 gene encoding vitamin D3 hydroxylase-associated protein-like — protein sequence MIQQQLRQLLPEREVDPSAALALLGSSAAAVVVWKWLGKRQIQKKMEEARRTRDEGVKKMAKAVQQFREQVPSVQTDAILSLSLLELTERLREGSLSPRTVLYTYLEKALEVTQQTNCLRHFIPECEEQLQEIQRQKEKGLLYGIPVSIKDHISHKGHLSTCGLVQCLDTPVQEDSVLVKVLKSQGAIPFAMTNVPQSLFNYDCSNPIFGQTLNPLNHQKSPGGSSGGEGALIAGGGSILGIGSDVGGSIRLPSSFCGLCGLKPTAERLSLSGVSGSVSGILAVPWVLGPMARDVDSLALCMKALLCQEMFQLDPTVPPIPFDEEVYSSSARLRVGYYDTDGYFPLPPCTRRAVRETREALRAAGHQLVPFSPPRIHYVMTELFLKTFFADGGRAWLDVFTGGIVDPSLKSQVNSCKIPRLGKKLLALILKPLFPRLADYLSALGGMRSVKEMWNHHHQIEAYRTEFIARWRELRLDVVLCPVLGPAFTTGYAGKLLTAISSTMLYNVLNFPAGVVPVSTVTEADEEELKLYQGYGDDPWDRTLKQAVAGAVGLPVAVQCVALPWREELCLRFMKEVETLSREKRAA from the exons ATGATCCAGCAACAGCTGAGACAGCTCCTTCCAGAGAGGGAGGTGGATCCTTCTGCTGCCCTTGCCCTGCTCGGCAGCTCGGCAGCAGCCGTGGTGGTCTGGAAATGGCTGGGCAAAAGGCAGatccagaagaaaatggaagaggcTCGGAGGACCCGGGATGAGGGTGTGAAGAAAATGGCAAAGGCTGTCCAGCAGTTCAGGGAGCAG GTCCCCAGTGTCCAGACAGATGCcatcctgtccctgtccctgctggaACTCACTGAGAGACTGCGGGAAGGGTCTCTGTCCCCCAGGACTGTCCTCTACACCTACTTAGAGAAG GCCCTGGAAGTGACCCAGCAGACAAACTGCTTGCGACATTTTATCCCAGAGTGTGAGGAGCAGCTCCAGGAAATACAACGGCAGAAGGAGAAAGGGCTGCTCTACGGCATCCCCGTCAGCATCAAGGATCACATCAGCCACAAG ggTCACCTGTCAACCTGTGGGCTTGTGCAATGCCTGGACACTCCGGTGCAGGAGGACAGCGTCCTAGTCAAGGTTTTGAAGAGTCAAGGGGCCATCCCATTTGCAATGACCAACGTGCCGCAATCCCTTTTCAA ctaTGACTGCAGCAATCCCATCTTTGGCCAGACCTTGAACCCTCTCAACCACCAGAAGAGCCCTGGGGGCTCCTCGGGAGGGGAGGGAGCTCTGATCGCGGGGGGAGGCTCCATCCTGGGCATCGGCTCGGACGTCGGTGGCAGCATCCGCCTGCCATCCAGCTTCTGCGGGCTCTGCGGGCTCAAACCCACGGCCGAAAGGCTCAG tCTGTCTGGAGTGAGTGGCTCAGTCAGTGGGATCCTGGCAG TTCCTTGGGTGCTGGGGCCCATGGCGAGAGATGTGGACAGCCTGGCCCTGTGCATGAAGGCGTTGCTCTGTCAGGAGATGTTCCAGCTGGACCCTACCGTGCCCCCCATCCCCTTCGATGAGGAA GTGTACTCCAGCTCTGCTCGCCTGCGGGTCGGGTACTACGACACGGACGGCTACTTCCCACTGCCCCCCTGCACGCGGCGGGCCGTGCGGGAAACGCGGGAGGCTCTGCGGGCAGCTGGGCACCAG CTGGTGCCCTTTTCTCCACCACGGATCCACTATGTCATGACTGAACTGTTTCTGAAGACGTTTTTTGCTGACGGAGGCCGTGCTTGGTTGGACGTGTT CACAGGAGGTATTGTAGATCCAAGCTTGAAATCACAGGTGAATTCCTGCAAGATCCCGAGGCTGGGGAAGAAGCTGCTGGCTCTGATTCTTAAACCTCTG TTTCCCCGCCTGGCTGACTATCTGAGCGCCTTAGGCGGAATGAG gtcagtgaaggagatGTGGAATCATCACCATCAAATAGAG gCTTACCGCACCGAGTTCATCGCCCGGTGGAGGGAACTCCGGCTGGACGTTGTGCTGTGCCCTGTCCTGGGGCCTGCCTTCACCACGGGATATGCCGGGAAACTCCTCA CTGCCATCTCCTCCACGATGCTGTACAACGTCTTGAACTTCCCCGCTGGGGTTGTACCCGTCAGCACAGTGACAGAAGCTGATGAGGAAGAGCTAAAGCTTTACCAAGGATACGGTGACGACCCCTGGGACCGGACGCTGAAACAG GCCGTGGCAGGAGCCGTGGGGCTGCCCGTGGCCGTGCAGTGCGTGGCCTTGCCGTGGCGGGAGGAGCTGTGCCTCCGGTTCATGAAGGAGGTGGAGACCCTCAGCCGTGAGAAAAGAGCGGCATAG
- the LOC142035183 gene encoding LOW QUALITY PROTEIN: vitamin D3 hydroxylase-associated protein-like (The sequence of the model RefSeq protein was modified relative to this genomic sequence to represent the inferred CDS: inserted 5 bases in 4 codons; deleted 4 bases in 3 codons; substituted 1 base at 1 genomic stop codon), with amino-acid sequence MTQEXLWQVIDPAPGGPCTLSALLCSSAAAVVLLKWLEHRQIQQKMEEARRKRDVSLEQMEKAAHRFKQENAGTQTXHIFSLLMGELVEKLKEGSLSPESVLYSYTGKALEVNCVIDFIYGCDDQLQKLKKKGLLLGIPINIKDHINCKGHISSGLMVKFLSQVKEEDSVTIQVPKIQGAIPFIKSNIPQMMINYDCSNLIFGRXLNPLNHQKSPGGFLGGEGALITAGGSILGIGLEVVGSICLPSSFCRLCGLKPTGNRIRKLGVVSPTIGMKSATGMLEPMAKDMDSLAFCMKALLCEEMFCLDPTMPPTPSFDEEVYTSSKPFWTGCYEEDHYFQLSLSMKWAIQQKRKLLQDAWHMFVPVASPRIDYVADELFTRGXFKGDIMDPNLNSQFNTYRLPAPVKRILAIILKPIYPRIAWDLSALCGVGSAKNLWDQRGAVAVYGTEFIAKWRKLRLDVILCPALGPAFNHGYAGKLSAATSYTDLYNVINFPAGVVSVSTATRAEEELKHYQGHYRDPWDKRLKDAVEGAVGLQVAIQCVALPWQEDXCLRFMKEVETLAYSMKRNV; translated from the exons ATGACCCAGGAGTGACTGTGGCAGGTCATAGATCCAGCACCGGGAGGCCCTTGCACcctctcagctctgctctgcagttcAGCTGCAGCCGTTGTGCTACTGAAATGGTTGGAACATAGGCAGATCCAGCAGAAGATGGAGGAGGCGAGGAGGAAACGGGATGTGTCCCTGGAGCAAATGGAGAAGGCAGCTCACAGGTTTAAGCAAGAG AATGCAGGCACTCAGAC GCACATCTTCTCGCTGCTGATGGGGGAGCTGGTGGAGAAGCTGAAGGaggggtccctgtccccagaaAGTGTCCTCTACTCCTACACAGGCAAA GCTTTGGAGGTGAACTGCGTGATAGACTTCATTTATGGCTGTGATGATCAGCTCCAGAAACTGAAGAAGAAGGGGCTGCTCTTA GGCATTCCTATTAACATCAAGGATCACATTAACTGCAAG GGCCACATCTCCTCTGGACTGATGGTGAAGTTTCTCAGCCAAGTGAAGGAAGAA GACAGTGTCACCATCCAGGTTCCAAAAATCCAGGGGGCAATCCCCTTCATTAAAAGCAACATCCCACAGATGATGATAAA CTATGACTGCAGCAACCTCATCTTTGGCA TGCTGAACCCTCTCAACCACCAGAAGAGCCCTGGGGGCTTcttgggaggggagggagctcTGATCACAGCGGGAGGCTCCATCCTGGGCATCGGGTTGGAGGTAGTTGGCAGCATCTGCCTGCCATCCAGCTTCTGCAGGCTGTGTGGGCTCAAACCCACAGGCAACAGGATCAG GAAACTAGGTGTGGTTTCTCCTACCATAGGGATGAAATCGG CGACAGGGATGCTGGAGCCGATGGCGAAGGACATGGACAGCCTGGCCTTCTGCATGAAGGCGCTGCTCTGCGAGGAGATGTTCTGCCTGGATCCCACCATGCCC CCCACCCCCTCCTTTGATGAGGAG GTTTACACCAGTTCAAAGCCATTTTGGACTGGGTGTTATGAAGAAGACCACTACTTTCAGCTGTCGCTCAGCATGAAATGGGCCAtccagcagaaaagaaagctcCTCCAGGATGCATGGCATATG TTTGTTCCCGTTGCATCACCCAGGATTGACTATGTGGCAGATGAGCTGTTCACCAGAG ATTTTAAAGGAGACATCATGGATCCTAACCTGAACTCCCAGTTCAATACTTACAGGCTTCCTGCTCCAGTGAAAAGGATCTTGGCTATTATTTTGAAACCCATA TACCCACGAATCGCTTGGGATCTCAGCGCTCTCTGTGGAGTGGG GTCTGCCAAAAACCTCTGGGATCAGCGTGGAGCAGTGGCg GTTTATGGCACTGAATTCATTGCTAAATGGAGGAAGCTAAGGCTGGATGTGATTCTTTGTCCTGCACTGGGGCCAGCCTTTAACCATGGCTATGCTGGGAAGCTCTCTG CTGCAACCTCCTATACAGATTTATACAATGTCATAAACTTCCCTGCTGGGGTGGTGTCAGTCAGCACAGCCACAAGAGCTGAGGAAGAACTGAAGCATTACCAAGGGCACTACAGAGACCCTTGGGATAAGAGGCTGAAAGAC GCTGTGgaaggagctgtggggctgcaggTGGCCATCCAATGCGTGGCTCTGCCATGGCAGGAGG CATGCCTTCGCTTCATGAAGGAGGTGGAGACACTTGCCTACAGCATGAAGAGAAATGTGTGA